Genomic DNA from Prevotella intermedia ATCC 25611 = DSM 20706:
TATTCATATTAGGCTCGAACGACAAGTTCTTATTGTTGAAAATATTGCGTCCCCAAACTTGTTTCTTCTTTTTCTTCATCTGCTTCACAAGGTTCTTATACATTGTGGCAGTGTCTTGTGGCAACCAATCGTTCATTTCCTCTTGTATCAAAAGGAAATCTCCGTCTTCTTCATCGTATGTGTTTGGGTAATCAGATTCAGAATCCAATCGCTTGTTTGAATATTTGTTGGCTTCATTTTCCGAGTCTTCGTAGTCTTGCATTGTCTTTTCTGCAATCTTCTTTTTGTTCATTCCCGGACGTTGCTGCCCATTGTTTTTCCTACTTCGCTCAGTATTGCTTTCCTTACTTGATGCAGCACCTAATGAAGAGTTGCCTTTCTTCATCTTCTCGTATGTATCTCTGACTCTTCTAATTTGAGAAATGTCTACACCGTTTTGCATCAGTTTTGTAACAATCTGTGTCTGCGATGTTCCCTTGTTATGCTCTTTTACAATAAACTCCATAACCTGCGTATCGGTCATACCCGATTGTGCATAAACGCTTAGAGCACTTAGCATAACAAAGAGTAAAAGGACGTATCTTTTCATATTCATTTAAAATTTCTTTCCACTTACGATGTTTATAAATGTTTTAATGATAATTTTGAAATCGAGCCATAGCGAACGTCTTTCAAAGTAGCTTATATCCATTTCGAGACGTCGTAGCATCTTTTCCATTGTATCAGTATATCCGTTATAGAGCGTTGCCTCCGAAGTTAGCCCTGGTCTCATTTTATAAATGACAGGGTAGAGGTCGGTATGCTCCATAATCTTATCTATAAAGTATTTGCGTTCGGGTCGTGGACCAACTAACGACATATCGCCACACAACACATTCCATAATTGGGGCAGTTCGTCGAGATGGTGCCCACGGAGAAATTGCTCGAGCGGTGTAGAGTTCTTGCAATTCGTTTTTGCTACTAATTGCGGCTTTTCTTCTTCCACGATACTGCTCATCGTGCGGAATTTAAGTATGACGAATGGTTCTCCCTTATATCCTATGCGTGTTTGTCGAAAGAATACAGGACCATTTCCTTGGCATTTCATCAAAACAGAAATAATGGCAAAAATAGGCGAAAGCAAGATTAATCCAAGTGCAGCCATAGTAAAATCTGAGGCTCTTTTTATGCCTCGCTGTATGCTACCCATGGCATCGGTATGTGTTGCTTTACTCATTGTCTACTCGGTTCTTATTACTGTCTTGTTTAAAGTCTTTCTGAATGCCTGACCTATGGTCTGAACATCAGAAAGTGGACGGCTATTCCATAGTGCCCACTTGTATATAAACTCCATTTTCTGAAATTTGTTGCAAAGATAATATATTTTTCTTAAATACTTTTGTTTTTGTGTATCTTTGCACCAGAAAAAACTCAGTATTGCGTAAAATAATCCATATAGATATGGACGCCTTCTTTGCTTCTGTTGAACAAAGAGACGCTCCAGAGTTAAAAGGTGTGCCGTTAGTGGTGTGCCACGACCACCCACGTAGTGTTGTTACTACAGCAAGTTACGAGGCACGAAAGTATGGAGTACGTTCGGCAATGCCGTTATCTCAGGCAAAACTGCGTTGCCCACACCTCCTTGTTGTCGAACCGCATTTTCAGAAGTATAAAGAAGTCTCGCAACAGATTCACCGTATTTTCCATAGATATACGGATTTGGTAGAGCCTATTTCGTTAGACGAGGCATTTCTCGATGTAACTCATAATAAGCTGGGAATAGAATTGGCGGTTGATTTGGCTAAAAAGGTGAAGGAAGATATATTCCGCGAAACGCATTTAACAGCCTCTGCAGGTGTAAGTTATAATAAGTTATTGGCAAAAATAGCCTCAGACTACCGTAAACCGAATGGTATTTTCACGGTACACCCCGACAAAGCATTAGATTTTATAGCAGAATTGCCCATAAGAAAGTTTTGGGGAATTGGTCCTAAAACGGCGGCAACTATGCACAAAATGGGCATCTACAAGGGCGAGCAACTGCGTAAAGTTTCGCTTACGCATTTGGTGCAAGTGTTTGGAAAAATGGGTTCTGTGCTTTACGACTTTGCCCGTGGTATAGACAACCGTCCTGTTGAGGCTTATCGTGAACGAAAGTCGGTGGGGTGCGAGCAAACTTTTTTGGAAGACTTAAATACAGAATCGAAAGTTGTAATAGCACTTTATCATATTGTTATAGAGCTGATTGAAAGAATTAGTAAAAGTAATTTTGAAGGTCATACCTTATCTTTAAAGATAAAGTGGAACACTAAAAGTCAGATTACACGAAGCATAACAGTGGGCAAGATATTGAAAACAAAAGACGACATTCTGCCTTTAGCAAAGTATCTTTTGCATCAAACGGAATATCAGCGTCGTACTATCCGTTTACTCGGACTTTCCGTGAGTGGCGATGCTTCGCATAAATGGGAAGAAGGTTTCTTGGATTTCAGAGGATAATTCTTTTACTATCTGTGTTTAACGAAGTTGTTTTGTATTTGGTAAAAGTATTCTTTGAGGTAATAGCTTCTTAGGAATTACAAGCATCAAGTTGGCAATCCGATACAAACTCCAATAAGGTTTGGTAGGCTTTTATTAAGGGAACGGTTTTATCTTTTCTTACTTTCGACAGATGCTAAAAGACTATTGGTTTTGTAAAGATTATTCCGAAGAAAAACGATAATTTCGATTTGGCATTGCGAAAGCGGCTGTTTTGCAACGCAAAACCTACGCTTTTACCGTGCAAAAGAGCCGCTTTTGGAATGCAAAACAATAGGTTTTGTAAAGCGTTGATGTATAAGCTGTTATGTAATAGTTATATTCTTGAAAAATATTTACAGTTTTATAGCTTTCTTTTCACCTCTATATAATAGGACGTATGCAGGAAAAGTGGAGTATAAATCTAAAAGGTTAGCCTAATCAGAAAGATGAGCTTATATGCTTATTCCTATTTCTGAATATTGGTAGAATCTCAGACAACCGTTCATTCCATTTGTTGAATGTATTTCTCTAAATTCTCGTTGTTAAGGTTCAATCGCTTTCTGAGTCGGTAGCGAAGCTTGTAAAGGCCAGCTCCAGAAATATTAAGCACCGACATAATCTCGTGCCCATCAAGTCCTGTCTTTATGAGGCATACCAATCGTTTTTCTGCTTTGGTAATGGTTGGATATTGCTTTTCTAATCGACGACAAAAGTCATTGTCGATAAGTTGGAACTGCTCGTCGAAGAACTGCATTCTTTTCTTCTCCTTCGGGTCGCTGAGCATTGCTAATTGTAACGACATAGATATATTTTCCTGTTGCGATTTAGCTAACTTCTCTTGCTCTGTCTGCATTTTAAGTCTTGACAGTTCTTTCTCTAATTCAGTACGCCTAAGCTTGTCTGATAGTTCCTTCGCTTCAAGTTCCACAATTCGTTTACGCTGCTTGGTTCGATAATAGAGCAGAACAGCAACGCACACTATGAATACAGCAACGACGGCAACAAGTAGTAGCAGTATACGTTGTTCTTTCATTTCTTCGCGCGCTTTGAGCTGTTCGTTTTCTATTTTGGCTTTCTCTTGTATTTGTTCTATTTTAGAAGTAGCCATTGCTCCATTCAATGAATCCCGCATATCGTGGTATTGTGTGAAATGATTGATGAAGGAGCGGTAATCCTGACGCATTGAATCGATGTGAGTCATGGCCTGTAATGCTTCCACCTGAATGTTCAATTGTCCAAAGCGTACACTTTGTTCAAGGCACTTTTGCGCATAAGTATAAATAGAATCGGTATGCCCGCGTTGCTTTGCTATGAGCAAACGACAATACATAAGCTGGGTGTGGAAGAATTCATTGGCTTGTTTATCCAAACTGTCAAGAATCGCTGAAGCTTCTTTCATCTTTCCTTGCTTGATGTATATCTCCGCCAAGTTACTTAGGTCGGTTTGGAGAAAAACCTTGTTGGCTATGCGGTGGTCGTTGGCAATGGCATATTTCATTACTCGTTCTGCTCCTGCATAGTCTTTGCTGTGTTCCAACAGGTACACAGTCTTTGCATAGTAGTACCTATATTGCACCATTGGAGGTAGTTGTGGCACTGTGGCGTGTGCGCTCTCAAGGTACTTCCACGCTTCTTTCCAAAGACCAATTCCTTCGTACAACAGGGCAAGATGAATTTGGCATGTTGCCAGACCTTCTTGATTGTGGGCTTTCTCGTAGATTATCTGTGCTTCAGAAATGCTTTTATAAGCTTTCACAAAAGAATAATTGACAATGTCCAAGTATGATTTATTCAGCAAACTGTCAGCATACTCTCTCCTCTCTTTGTCTGTAAACGAAGAGCAACCAACATTTATAAGCGTGGCAGCCAACAATATCAGAATTGTTATTATACGTATATGATGTGCTTGAAAGATTCTCATGGTAAGCCGTTTTTGCAACAAAGATAATGATTTTCATAGATTATGCCCTTTCTTTTAACACTTATTTGATATATTGTCTATATGATGTCTATATGCTGATTTTGCTTTTTTGCAGGAAAATACATTACTTTGCGAAATCAATGTTTATAAAATTCACATTATGAAAAAGCTAAGGTATTTAATTCTTGCAGCAGCCTTGATGATGACTCTTGGAGTTATGGGTGAGGAAGGAGTGTTATTACAACTGAAAAATGGTTCGATTGTAGGTTTTGCATTCTCAGGTAAACCCACAATGGTAATTGGTGCAACATTGGAAATTCGTGCAACCGAAACAACGGTCAGTTACGATTACAATGAGGTAAAGCGAGTATATTGGGGAGAAGTTCAGCCCAATAGTATATCTTCTACTAAAGATAACATCAACAGCGATGTGGTCTTCCGCATTAACGCCAATGGTCTGAACGTATCTGGTCTTGCCAATGGAGAACGTGTAAGTGTCTATGATACTGCAGGAAAATTGGTAACAACAGCTGTATCTACTCAAGACAATGGTACGTTGAGCTTGCCATTGAAACAGTCTGGTGGCATTTATATCGCACGTACACAGTCGGGTGTTTCTTTTAAGTTTACTCGATAAATGTAACACCATTATTCTATTATAACCTAATTATAAACCAATAAAAATACGCAATATGAAGAAGTCATTATCTATTATCTTTGCTGCAATGCTCGCTTTAGGAGCAAGCGCACAAAACACTCATGACATAGTTGTATGGCACGGAACACAGTCTCAAACAATCCAAGCTGTGGATAGCATCACCTTTGTAGAATCGAAAGTAGAACCAACCTATGTAGATTTGGGGCTCAGTATAAAGTGGGGAACCTGTAATATCGGTGCAAAAAATCCTGAAGACTTTGGAAATTTCTACCAGTGGGGAGATGTAGCAACCAAAGAAAGCTACGATTGGGATACTTACAAGTACGGCACTGACCGCACTAATTTGGAAAAATACAATGTAAAAGATGGCAAAACAGTGCTTGACCCAGAAGACGATGCGGCAATAGTAAATTTGGGTGAAGGCTGGCGTATGCCTACTCCTGCTGAAATTAAAGAGTTAGTAGACAACTGTACATGGGAATGGACAACTGTTAATAATGTAAAAGGTTACAAGGTAACAGCCAAGAATGGTAATTCCATCTTCCTTCCAGCAGCAGGCGTGATGTTTGCCAAGAACCCTTATTATGGTGGACAGTATGGTTACTATTTGTCTAATACGCTTCGCGAAGGAGAGGAATCTTATGTTAAGATGTATGCTCAGGGATTTTCTTTCCAATCAGATAAATACCAGACAGACGACCGTATTGCACGAAACTATGGTATAACAGTTCGTCCTGTACACAAGTAAAACAGCCTATTATGATGAAGAAGTATGTTTTATCTTTCCTTCTCTTAGCAGTGGCATCAATGGCATTGGCACAGGATAAAGTAAGTGTAAAGGTATGGAAAGGTGGAAATGCTACAACCATAGAGCAAATAGACAGTATAACCTTTCCCAATGCTATGCAAGAGCCTGCTTGCGTAGACTTAGGACTGAGTGTGAAGTGGGCTTCTTGCAACCTCGGTGCAGAGACTCCAGAAGCTTATGGCAACTACTATGCTTGGGGCGAAACCAGTACTAAGGAATATTATAATTGGGATAAGTATAAATATTGTACTCCCTTGACAATGGCAATGTCAAAGTATAATTCCACTGACAAGAAGACAATTTTAGAGGCAGAAGACGATGCTGCTACTGTTCTGTTGGGAAATAATTGGCGAATTCCAACAGCAGACGAAATGAAAGAATTAGTGGAAAAATGTACTTGGGAATGGTTGGAAGACGAAAAGAATAGAAACTATGGTTATTGGGTTACAGGACCAAATGGCAATCGTATCTTCCTGCCTGCCGCTGGTTGTATCAATGACAACGTTCCATACGCAGTAGAGTTTTATGGATATTACTGGACGTCAGAAGTTGTTTCTTTTGAAAGCAAGTTGGCAGTTCATTTATTCTTTAAAGACAAATCTACCAATGGAAGTAATGTCAGCCATAGATATTATGGCTTTTCTATAAGACCAGTCAAACCGTAAGAAAGTATTGAAAGCAAAGTTTCCATTTCTGTGCCACTGCTTGAAGCGGGGTGCGGAAATGGAAACTTTGTGTTTAAATACGCATTATGTACTTTCTTTTTGACTTTAATATTCGATTAAATACAATTAGGTAAAAACTACAGATTACGTTCGGTAGAACTTTATTTTAGAGAATTGAACTCCTCTTTATCGTTTAAGGAAAATACAGAAGAATAGAATCTGTTTTGTAAAGATAATTCCCAAGGAAAACGATAATTTCGATTTGGTATTGCGAAAGCGGCTGTTTTGCAACGCAAAACCTACGCTTTTACCGTGCAAAAGAGCCGCTTTTGGAATGCAAAACAATAGGTTTTGCAATACGTTGAAATATAGCGAGTTAGACAACAACTATACTTGTAAAAAATATTTACACTTCTTGCTTAACCGATAAGTATCACCGTAACACCACGAGCAGCTTGCGCACCCATTACCAAAGCCTGCTCAATGTCAGCTGTTTTGCTTGACCCTGAAATGAAAACGCCATAACCGTAGTTGTTCATTTCTACACGTTTATAGGCTTCATGCATATTATTTACGATGTTTTTCTTATCAAGCAAGATAACTAATTCTTCAGAAATGAAATATATAGCCCGCTCTTTCATTGTCTGCGGAACCCATATACAACCATTTTCTGCTACTCCCATTTCACCTTGAATGATACCAACATCAGTTCCATTGAGGTCGGCTGCATTTGCCACAGTGTCGGGGTTTAAGTCTGCCTGAATCCCTTTTACATTCGATGCGAATACCTTTGCATCGGGATAAGCCTTGTGAATTACAGCATTTAAATCGTCGGAAGCCTTAGCTTCTATGACCTTTCCGCCAACAGTCTTGGAAATTTCGATAAACTGTTTTATAATATCTTCGTAAACAATGCCCTTTACTGGTTTGGCTGGCATATCAAATTGCTGTGTAATACCGCCACGCAACTTGTCGAATAATTCTTCTTTCTTCATTATAGTTCGTTTTTATGAAGACGCAAGACTTCCAACTTGCGCCTTTTATAACTATTTTTTCTTCCGCTCTTCTTTCAATTCTTTCATCGCTTGGCGATAAATCTTGTGAAATGGTTTCTTGGGAAATTGCATCATTTCGTGCCCCACACTCCAAGGATTCAACTTGTTGTCAAGCATCTGTTTCGGTATATAGTTCGCCAAATAAGCATACCTTGTTGCAATGTCGTAAATTGTATAGTTGCCATACAACTTAGTCATTGCCTTTGCCATATACTTCTTTTGCTTGTTTTCTGTACCGAACTTTTCGAGTTCCTGACGCCAAGAATAAATCTGACTGCCTGGAGTTACCTTTGTGGGACAAACGTGGTCGCAGCTTAAACAGAGCGAACAAGCCGAAACGTTTCCGCTGTGTTGCTTCGGATTGCGCAACATTCCAAGGTTCACGCCAATAGGTCCAGGAATGAAATAACTGTACGAATAGCCCATAGAACGTCGATAAACAGGGCACGTATTCATACACGCACCACAGCGAATACATTTTGCCGTCTTCCAGTGTAGTGGGTTTGCTATTATATCGCTTCTGCCATTGTCTACCAAAATTACGTGCATTTCGCCGTCAGGACGAGCCTTGCGGAAATGAGAAGTAAAGGCTGTTGTAGGCTGACCTGTTCCACAACGGCATAATAAGCGTTGGAACACAGCCAAGGAATCGTAGTTTGGAATGACTTTGTCGATGCCCATTGCCACGATATGCAGTTTCGGAATAGCCGTACACATATCTGCATTCCCTTCGTTGGTGCAAACTACACAGTCGCCCGTTGCAGCTACACCGAAATTACAACCTGTCATTCCCGCCTCAGCTTCGATAAACTCTTCACGCAAACTGTAACGTGCGCATTGTGTGAGATAGGTTGGGTCGTGGTTGCCAATATCTTTTGATATTCCTTTTTCTTCAAACATATCGCCCACTTCGTCGCGTGTAATGTGTGCAGCAGGTACCACTATGTGCGAAGGTTTCAAGTCCATTAGCTGTAAAATGCGTTCGCCCAAGTCGGTTTCTACAACGTCAATACCTTTTTTAATAAGGTAATCGTTCGTCTCGCATTCTTCGGTGAGCATTGATTTAGA
This window encodes:
- a CDS encoding T9SS type A sorting domain-containing protein, with the translated sequence MKKLRYLILAAALMMTLGVMGEEGVLLQLKNGSIVGFAFSGKPTMVIGATLEIRATETTVSYDYNEVKRVYWGEVQPNSISSTKDNINSDVVFRINANGLNVSGLANGERVSVYDTAGKLVTTAVSTQDNGTLSLPLKQSGGIYIARTQSGVSFKFTR
- a CDS encoding sugar transferase; this encodes MSKATHTDAMGSIQRGIKRASDFTMAALGLILLSPIFAIISVLMKCQGNGPVFFRQTRIGYKGEPFVILKFRTMSSIVEEEKPQLVAKTNCKNSTPLEQFLRGHHLDELPQLWNVLCGDMSLVGPRPERKYFIDKIMEHTDLYPVIYKMRPGLTSEATLYNGYTDTMEKMLRRLEMDISYFERRSLWLDFKIIIKTFINIVSGKKF
- a CDS encoding lactate utilization protein C translates to MKKEELFDKLRGGITQQFDMPAKPVKGIVYEDIIKQFIEISKTVGGKVIEAKASDDLNAVIHKAYPDAKVFASNVKGIQADLNPDTVANAADLNGTDVGIIQGEMGVAENGCIWVPQTMKERAIYFISEELVILLDKKNIVNNMHEAYKRVEMNNYGYGVFISGSSKTADIEQALVMGAQAARGVTVILIG
- a CDS encoding FISUMP domain-containing protein codes for the protein MMKKYVLSFLLLAVASMALAQDKVSVKVWKGGNATTIEQIDSITFPNAMQEPACVDLGLSVKWASCNLGAETPEAYGNYYAWGETSTKEYYNWDKYKYCTPLTMAMSKYNSTDKKTILEAEDDAATVLLGNNWRIPTADEMKELVEKCTWEWLEDEKNRNYGYWVTGPNGNRIFLPAAGCINDNVPYAVEFYGYYWTSEVVSFESKLAVHLFFKDKSTNGSNVSHRYYGFSIRPVKP
- a CDS encoding tetratricopeptide repeat protein, yielding MRIFQAHHIRIITILILLAATLINVGCSSFTDKERREYADSLLNKSYLDIVNYSFVKAYKSISEAQIIYEKAHNQEGLATCQIHLALLYEGIGLWKEAWKYLESAHATVPQLPPMVQYRYYYAKTVYLLEHSKDYAGAERVMKYAIANDHRIANKVFLQTDLSNLAEIYIKQGKMKEASAILDSLDKQANEFFHTQLMYCRLLIAKQRGHTDSIYTYAQKCLEQSVRFGQLNIQVEALQAMTHIDSMRQDYRSFINHFTQYHDMRDSLNGAMATSKIEQIQEKAKIENEQLKAREEMKEQRILLLLVAVVAVFIVCVAVLLYYRTKQRKRIVELEAKELSDKLRRTELEKELSRLKMQTEQEKLAKSQQENISMSLQLAMLSDPKEKKRMQFFDEQFQLIDNDFCRRLEKQYPTITKAEKRLVCLIKTGLDGHEIMSVLNISGAGLYKLRYRLRKRLNLNNENLEKYIQQME
- the dinB gene encoding DNA polymerase IV, translated to MRKIIHIDMDAFFASVEQRDAPELKGVPLVVCHDHPRSVVTTASYEARKYGVRSAMPLSQAKLRCPHLLVVEPHFQKYKEVSQQIHRIFHRYTDLVEPISLDEAFLDVTHNKLGIELAVDLAKKVKEDIFRETHLTASAGVSYNKLLAKIASDYRKPNGIFTVHPDKALDFIAELPIRKFWGIGPKTAATMHKMGIYKGEQLRKVSLTHLVQVFGKMGSVLYDFARGIDNRPVEAYRERKSVGCEQTFLEDLNTESKVVIALYHIVIELIERISKSNFEGHTLSLKIKWNTKSQITRSITVGKILKTKDDILPLAKYLLHQTEYQRRTIRLLGLSVSGDASHKWEEGFLDFRG
- a CDS encoding LUD domain-containing protein, whose translation is MATSHSKKAAAFLSNPDKVTRHDQTFWGIREKRDIQAAMLPEWEDLREHASQIKEHTLTHLADYLEQFAKNLESNGVIVHWAKDAQELNEIAYGVLACHKVKKLVKSKSMLTEECETNDYLIKKGIDVVETDLGERILQLMDLKPSHIVVPAAHITRDEVGDMFEEKGISKDIGNHDPTYLTQCARYSLREEFIEAEAGMTGCNFGVAATGDCVVCTNEGNADMCTAIPKLHIVAMGIDKVIPNYDSLAVFQRLLCRCGTGQPTTAFTSHFRKARPDGEMHVILVDNGRSDIIANPLHWKTAKCIRCGACMNTCPVYRRSMGYSYSYFIPGPIGVNLGMLRNPKQHSGNVSACSLCLSCDHVCPTKVTPGSQIYSWRQELEKFGTENKQKKYMAKAMTKLYGNYTIYDIATRYAYLANYIPKQMLDNKLNPWSVGHEMMQFPKKPFHKIYRQAMKELKEERKKK